In the genome of Opitutia bacterium, one region contains:
- a CDS encoding helix-turn-helix transcriptional regulator has protein sequence MRSKRSLQTVFANPNPAIVHLNRATRAHDEDPGAMCQPVFTQFILNRMAEPYVFRRHQHSEFEIILVLRGKYRCLLNDHELRLSDNSVMVVQPGDWHEDYCDPPLDYAGLRFSFPRTAVGAEALRFFRPEVTPEQQCTSAPAETYLPLLDKISDEARSPDRASAHVQDAVMSELFWRLVRVFPTSVLAPWLAPVPAETRFMERLHECFTQHMHNSPSVPELARMLGVSQRVLSQRCARFFQTSPARALLQLRVQYAQQLLTQTEMSVKEVGYRLGFSNPYHFSRVYKQIVGRPPSADKSGHQPAT, from the coding sequence GTGCGATCCAAGCGTTCGCTCCAGACGGTGTTCGCGAATCCGAATCCGGCGATCGTGCATCTCAACCGCGCCACGCGCGCGCACGACGAGGATCCGGGCGCGATGTGCCAGCCGGTGTTCACACAGTTCATCCTGAACCGCATGGCGGAGCCCTACGTTTTTCGCCGGCACCAGCACTCGGAGTTCGAGATCATTCTCGTGCTGCGCGGCAAATACCGCTGCCTGCTCAACGACCACGAGCTCCGCTTGAGCGACAACTCGGTGATGGTCGTGCAACCCGGAGACTGGCACGAGGACTACTGCGATCCGCCGCTGGATTACGCGGGCCTGCGGTTTTCGTTTCCCCGCACGGCGGTGGGCGCGGAGGCGTTGCGCTTTTTCCGACCGGAAGTGACGCCGGAACAGCAATGCACCTCGGCACCGGCGGAGACTTACCTGCCGCTGCTGGACAAGATATCCGACGAGGCGCGCAGCCCCGACCGGGCCTCGGCGCACGTGCAGGATGCGGTGATGTCGGAGTTGTTTTGGCGACTGGTGCGCGTGTTCCCGACGTCGGTGCTGGCGCCGTGGCTGGCGCCGGTGCCGGCAGAGACGCGCTTCATGGAGCGGTTGCACGAGTGCTTCACGCAGCACATGCACAACTCGCCCTCGGTGCCGGAACTCGCGCGGATGCTGGGCGTGAGCCAGCGCGTGCTGAGCCAGCGCTGCGCGCGGTTCTTCCAGACCTCGCCGGCCCGCGCGCTATTGCAGTTGCGCGTGCAATACGCCCAGCAGCTCCTCACGCAGACCGAAATGTCGGTGAAGGAAGTCGGCTACCGGCTCGGCTTCTCAAATCCCTATCACTTTTCGCGGGTCTACAAACAGATCGTCGGCCGGCCGCCGTCGGCGGACAAATCGGGACATCAACCCGCGACGTAA
- the rpsB gene encoding 30S ribosomal protein S2, protein MNVTPKDLLDAGVHLGHQTKRWNPRSKPYVFGHRQGITIIDLEKTHGALEKACAFLENLVASGDEVLLVGTKRQAQEMIKEAATATGMPYVTTRWMGGTLTNFETIKKSLAKFKKYQAQDASGELGKLSSKEESAIRREMARMTRNFDGIANITALPGAMFVIDAGYEAIAVAEAKRLNIPCVGLVDTNSDPTQLSHPIPGNDDAAKSIRIVVETVVAAIQSGLAHRETRRVQRAEKAAADAAAAAAPADADEALDKVVALPQDVKELVTEKPAAAPRKRTGRTAGAKKSTVSTEEV, encoded by the coding sequence ATGAACGTCACTCCCAAAGACCTCCTCGATGCCGGCGTCCACCTCGGTCACCAGACCAAGCGCTGGAACCCGCGCTCCAAGCCCTACGTGTTCGGTCACCGTCAGGGCATCACCATCATCGACCTCGAGAAAACCCACGGCGCCCTCGAAAAGGCCTGCGCGTTCCTCGAAAACCTCGTCGCCTCGGGCGATGAAGTCCTCCTCGTCGGCACCAAGCGCCAGGCGCAGGAAATGATCAAGGAGGCCGCGACCGCGACCGGTATGCCCTACGTCACCACGCGCTGGATGGGTGGCACGCTCACGAATTTCGAGACGATCAAGAAGTCGCTCGCCAAGTTCAAGAAATACCAGGCGCAAGACGCCTCGGGCGAGCTCGGCAAACTCTCCTCCAAGGAAGAGTCCGCGATCCGCCGCGAGATGGCCCGCATGACCCGCAACTTCGACGGCATCGCCAACATCACGGCCCTCCCGGGCGCGATGTTCGTCATCGACGCCGGCTACGAAGCCATCGCCGTCGCCGAGGCCAAGCGCCTCAACATCCCGTGTGTCGGCCTCGTCGACACCAACTCGGACCCGACGCAGCTCTCGCACCCGATCCCGGGCAACGACGACGCCGCGAAGTCGATCCGCATCGTCGTCGAGACGGTCGTCGCCGCCATCCAGTCCGGCCTCGCGCACCGCGAAACCCGCCGCGTCCAGCGCGCCGAGAAGGCCGCCGCTGACGCCGCCGCCGCGGCCGCCCCGGCGGACGCCGACGAGGCGCTCGACAAGGTCGTCGCCCTCCCGCAGGACGTGAAGGAACTCGTCACCGAGAAGCCCGCCGCCGCCCCGCGCAAGCGCACCGGCCGCACCGCCGGCGCGAAGAAGTCCACCGTTTCCACGGAAGAAGTCTAA
- a CDS encoding right-handed parallel beta-helix repeat-containing protein translates to MKLIPRQLFLGLALAAAFCAPASQALATIYYVDAASGNDSNNGTTTATPWQTLTKINATTFGAGDQILLKRGATWNGQLYPKGSGTSAAWITLGAYGTGNAPVINGGSLASGAAVYLKDQSYWVIQNLEVTNDSGTDNSGTATTGGVARYGILVEATAARNGIKIQYNYVHHVNGSFNNSQMDPHINGGISVHSIGSSGKFNGVTILDNTVDHCGRVGIVLWHEKYYNVWMTTIDRTKMSTGLLVQGNVVSNSDGDGILVFGYVGSVIEYNVSKGAGLKSIPGFNMNASAGIWPTRSADTIMQFNESSGCRTNEIDGQGFDVDLLCDNTLVQYNYSHNNEGGFLLLMGGYNSNVTVRYNLSINDGPQKGIFTLSWGTPTGLKIYNNTIYIGSGIGAVRPIYTDGDASTNNYEFTNNIVYNLGSGEWELPTVNGVKYGTFDYNLFYGNHPASEPADAHKLTSNPQFVSPGTSGDGYNATLGYQLQSTSPAINAGTAIANNGGLDFWGNTVYPASAPNRGAHNGYATNAGYTDFCVDFSKVTSRTSNTAVDTGNPAYFSGDSARFKRTSTAAGNFVYNVTGCKRFNAAIYKFSNSDLAKVKFYSSPNGTTWTLVSTSYTSPVLTQNGWYSTAFTPTADLPTGTVYLKVEFTDTAYAYSPQLGQISITLN, encoded by the coding sequence ATGAAACTGATACCCCGTCAGCTGTTCCTCGGCTTGGCTCTCGCCGCCGCGTTCTGCGCGCCTGCGTCCCAGGCGCTCGCTACCATCTACTACGTCGATGCCGCTTCCGGCAACGACTCCAATAACGGCACGACAACCGCGACGCCGTGGCAAACGCTGACCAAGATCAACGCCACGACCTTCGGCGCCGGCGATCAAATCCTGCTCAAGCGCGGCGCGACGTGGAACGGCCAGCTCTACCCGAAAGGCTCGGGCACGTCCGCGGCGTGGATCACGCTCGGCGCATACGGCACGGGCAACGCGCCGGTGATCAACGGCGGCAGTCTCGCCTCTGGTGCCGCAGTCTATCTCAAGGATCAGAGTTATTGGGTGATCCAGAATCTCGAGGTCACGAACGATTCCGGCACGGACAACTCCGGCACCGCGACCACCGGCGGCGTCGCACGCTACGGCATCCTCGTCGAGGCGACGGCGGCGCGGAACGGCATCAAGATCCAATATAACTACGTTCACCACGTGAACGGCTCGTTCAACAACTCGCAGATGGATCCGCACATCAACGGCGGCATCTCGGTTCATTCGATCGGCTCCTCCGGCAAATTCAACGGCGTTACCATTCTCGACAACACGGTCGATCACTGCGGCCGTGTAGGCATCGTGCTTTGGCACGAGAAATACTACAATGTCTGGATGACCACGATCGATCGCACGAAGATGAGCACCGGCCTCCTCGTGCAGGGCAACGTCGTCTCGAACTCCGACGGCGACGGCATCCTGGTGTTCGGCTACGTCGGCTCCGTGATCGAATACAACGTCAGCAAAGGCGCCGGTCTGAAATCCATTCCGGGTTTCAACATGAACGCCTCCGCGGGCATCTGGCCCACGCGTTCGGCCGACACGATCATGCAGTTCAACGAATCGTCCGGCTGCCGCACCAACGAGATCGACGGCCAGGGCTTCGACGTCGACCTGCTCTGCGACAACACGCTCGTGCAATACAACTACAGCCACAACAACGAGGGCGGCTTCCTCCTGCTCATGGGCGGCTACAACTCGAACGTCACCGTCCGCTACAATCTCAGCATCAACGACGGTCCGCAGAAGGGCATTTTCACGCTGTCGTGGGGCACGCCGACCGGCCTGAAGATCTACAACAACACGATCTACATCGGCTCCGGCATCGGCGCCGTCCGCCCGATCTACACCGACGGCGATGCGAGCACGAACAACTACGAATTCACCAACAACATCGTCTACAACCTCGGCTCCGGCGAGTGGGAGCTGCCGACCGTCAACGGCGTCAAATACGGCACGTTCGACTACAATCTCTTCTACGGGAACCACCCGGCGTCCGAGCCTGCCGACGCGCACAAGCTAACGAGCAATCCGCAGTTCGTCTCGCCCGGCACGAGCGGCGACGGCTACAACGCCACGCTCGGCTACCAGCTCCAGTCCACGTCTCCCGCGATCAATGCCGGCACGGCGATCGCGAATAACGGCGGCCTCGATTTCTGGGGCAACACGGTTTACCCGGCGTCGGCGCCGAACCGCGGCGCGCACAACGGCTACGCGACCAATGCGGGCTATACCGACTTCTGCGTCGATTTCTCCAAGGTCACCAGTCGCACCAGCAACACCGCGGTGGATACGGGAAATCCGGCCTATTTCTCGGGCGACTCCGCGCGCTTCAAGCGCACCTCGACCGCAGCCGGCAACTTCGTCTACAACGTGACCGGCTGCAAACGCTTCAATGCCGCGATCTACAAGTTCTCCAATTCCGACCTCGCGAAGGTGAAATTCTACAGCTCGCCCAATGGCACCACGTGGACGCTCGTGAGCACGAGCTACACGTCGCCGGTGCTCACCCAGAACGGTTGGTATTCGACCGCCTTCACGCCGACGGCCGACCTGCCGACGGGCACCGTTTACCTGAAGGTCGAGTTCACCGATACTGCTTACGCCTACTCGCCGCAACTCGGCCAGATCAGCATCACCTTGAACTGA
- a CDS encoding DUF945 domain-containing protein, producing MNTIESVPVAPARVFKALSSDDLRRCAPSIFAEHARPGVSARYTFVSTQQVVALLGAEGWEPVKASEQRVRLEDRIGFQMHEIRFARRADLEAGAMQVGSTRAEMILQNAHDGSRAYRIDAGLYRLVCRNGLTVADADFAHVSIRHMDVSAEAFAKAAQSVAENTPRALEAVTKWQGVQLPQATRVEFARRAAGLRWDADQPVMKLLSPEKLLTPVRYGDAATDLWTTFNVVQEHLIRGGDRYMGYTADMGIRHNRTRPVGGLSEGQKLNKALWSLASEFANN from the coding sequence ATGAACACGATTGAATCCGTTCCCGTTGCTCCCGCTCGCGTCTTCAAGGCGCTCTCGTCCGATGACCTCCGCCGTTGCGCTCCCTCGATCTTCGCCGAGCACGCGCGACCGGGGGTGTCCGCCCGTTACACCTTCGTTTCCACCCAGCAGGTCGTTGCCCTGCTTGGCGCGGAGGGTTGGGAACCAGTGAAGGCGTCGGAGCAGCGGGTCAGGCTGGAGGACCGCATCGGTTTTCAGATGCACGAAATCCGGTTTGCCCGACGCGCAGACCTGGAGGCAGGCGCGATGCAGGTCGGGAGCACGCGCGCGGAGATGATCCTGCAAAACGCGCACGACGGCAGCCGAGCCTACCGCATCGACGCGGGCCTGTATCGGTTGGTTTGCCGCAACGGTCTGACCGTCGCGGATGCCGACTTTGCCCATGTCTCGATCCGGCACATGGACGTTTCCGCCGAGGCCTTTGCCAAGGCGGCGCAATCCGTGGCGGAGAACACGCCGCGCGCGCTGGAGGCGGTGACCAAGTGGCAGGGCGTGCAGCTCCCGCAGGCCACGCGGGTGGAGTTCGCCCGGCGTGCAGCGGGCCTCCGTTGGGATGCTGATCAACCGGTCATGAAGCTCCTCAGCCCGGAGAAGCTGCTGACGCCGGTGCGTTACGGCGATGCCGCCACTGACCTCTGGACCACCTTCAACGTGGTTCAGGAGCACCTGATTCGAGGCGGCGACCGTTACATGGGCTACACCGCCGACATGGGCATCCGCCACAACCGGACACGCCCGGTAGGCGGCCTGAGCGAAGGCCAGAAGCTGAACAAGGCGCTTTGGAGTCTCGCAAGCGAGTTCGCGAACAACTGA
- a CDS encoding tyrosine-type recombinase/integrase yields MALELRYPRSKWWYGRVAIGERRILKNLAVEVRGTVPPTLTELGDMAFERTRAKALAALEKLQLDLKKRSSAEELVQTIHEIRTGSRVCSIPLAEIGARWCAVLRRRPLSASYQKQKVACIERFIRFAKKTSPSLYEMAQIHAPLANAFCRAELARGVAAKTYNHTLIHLRSVFHVLRKEAGIAENPFAAIPLQDGETVFRKPFSVEELSLLEEKAKADPFIYPLVVTGMCTAMRRGDCCTLLRSSVDLEGGFITVKTAKTGETVQIPIFPLLRGVLEKALAKPAPRPPFYVFPDLEAHYRVNPDHLTDRVRRVMKAAGFFNPKEDEAQRPTRGAVQQKREHGLRKASLRDFHSFRVTWVTVALTAGVPLEIVQKVTGHRTTAIVLKHYFQPGREEFRRTLAGRLPALLGDRSAQPAEAFNLGELRAKLVAMENTTWRHIRDDLLRRLPAERNVTPPALPKSAFAA; encoded by the coding sequence ATGGCATTGGAACTACGTTATCCGCGCAGCAAGTGGTGGTATGGCCGCGTCGCCATCGGCGAGCGCCGCATCCTGAAAAACCTCGCGGTGGAAGTCCGCGGCACCGTCCCGCCTACGCTGACCGAACTCGGCGACATGGCTTTCGAGCGCACGCGCGCGAAGGCCCTGGCCGCCTTGGAAAAGCTCCAACTCGATCTGAAAAAGCGCAGCAGCGCCGAGGAGCTGGTCCAGACGATTCACGAAATCCGCACCGGCTCGCGGGTCTGCTCGATCCCGCTGGCGGAGATCGGCGCCCGCTGGTGTGCGGTCCTGCGCCGCCGGCCGCTGAGCGCGAGCTACCAGAAACAGAAGGTCGCCTGCATCGAGCGGTTCATCCGCTTCGCGAAAAAGACCTCCCCGTCGCTCTACGAGATGGCGCAAATCCACGCTCCGCTGGCCAACGCCTTCTGCCGGGCGGAGCTGGCGCGAGGTGTGGCTGCGAAGACCTACAACCACACCCTGATTCACCTGCGCTCGGTGTTTCACGTCCTGCGCAAGGAGGCGGGCATCGCCGAGAACCCCTTCGCGGCCATTCCGCTCCAGGACGGCGAGACGGTTTTCCGGAAACCGTTCTCGGTCGAGGAACTCTCGCTGCTGGAAGAGAAGGCCAAGGCCGATCCCTTCATCTACCCGCTCGTCGTAACCGGCATGTGCACCGCGATGCGCCGGGGCGATTGCTGCACGCTGCTGCGCAGCTCGGTCGATCTCGAAGGCGGCTTCATCACGGTGAAAACCGCCAAGACCGGCGAGACGGTGCAAATCCCGATCTTCCCGCTCCTGCGCGGCGTGCTCGAAAAGGCGTTGGCGAAACCCGCGCCTCGTCCGCCGTTCTATGTCTTCCCGGACTTGGAGGCGCACTATCGGGTCAACCCCGATCACCTCACCGACCGGGTGCGGCGCGTGATGAAGGCGGCCGGCTTCTTCAACCCGAAGGAGGACGAGGCGCAGCGGCCCACGCGCGGCGCGGTGCAGCAGAAGCGCGAGCACGGCCTGCGCAAGGCCTCGCTCCGCGATTTCCATTCGTTCCGCGTAACCTGGGTGACGGTGGCGCTGACCGCCGGGGTGCCGCTGGAAATCGTGCAGAAGGTCACGGGGCATCGAACCACCGCGATTGTGCTCAAGCACTACTTCCAACCCGGCCGGGAGGAGTTCCGGCGCACGCTTGCCGGCCGGCTGCCGGCCCTGCTGGGGGACCGCTCGGCGCAGCCGGCGGAGGCCTTCAACCTCGGTGAACTCCGGGCCAAGCTTGTCGCGATGGAAAACACGACGTGGCGGCACATCCGGGACGATCTCCTTCGTCGCCTGCCGGCCGAAAGGAACGTCACTCCGCCCGCCCTCCCCAAATCCGCGTTTGCGGCCTGA
- a CDS encoding LacI family DNA-binding transcriptional regulator — protein sequence MVESMLSTPSLPLEDSSAERPTLAAVARAANVSLATASYAIRGDPKISCATRQRICAIAKRIGYTPNPELGRLMFLLRDRHRPQIKATLAVLTLKGSSTAAGEFGRELRRGLRERAEALGFALDTVEIDRVQMGRARVTQILASRGVRGVVLGPLAEATDCRDLLDWDQFSAVAVTNLVRSPSLARVTPHYFQIAELALRRLAEAGYRRVAWVARGASEESAGALSLAAHSLAQRGVGVDLVSLSPGTRADDNAVLLRRSAMDALLVPDAKSADEVAAVCRAAGVDRAVFALDVPSGGRWSGVIQKPRTIGQLAIEALARQIQVGERGTASGAAVTMIEGVWTDGSTQTFKNTEPLSPAGVRARAS from the coding sequence ATGGTTGAATCGATGCTGTCGACGCCATCGCTCCCGCTGGAGGATTCGTCCGCCGAACGTCCCACTTTGGCCGCCGTGGCGCGGGCGGCGAACGTTTCGCTCGCTACCGCCTCGTATGCGATTCGCGGAGACCCGAAGATTTCCTGCGCCACGCGGCAGCGGATCTGCGCGATTGCGAAACGCATCGGCTACACGCCCAATCCGGAATTGGGTCGTTTGATGTTTCTGTTGCGAGATCGGCATCGTCCGCAGATCAAGGCGACGCTGGCGGTGCTGACGCTCAAGGGCAGCTCGACGGCGGCGGGTGAGTTCGGCCGCGAACTGCGACGGGGACTGCGCGAGCGGGCTGAAGCGCTCGGTTTTGCCTTGGACACGGTCGAGATCGATCGGGTGCAAATGGGACGGGCTCGCGTGACGCAGATCCTGGCTTCGCGCGGAGTGCGCGGAGTGGTGCTCGGTCCGTTGGCCGAGGCGACGGATTGCCGGGACTTGCTGGATTGGGACCAGTTTTCCGCCGTGGCGGTGACAAACCTCGTGCGTTCGCCGAGCCTCGCGCGAGTCACGCCGCACTATTTCCAAATCGCGGAACTCGCGCTTCGGCGTCTCGCCGAGGCTGGGTATCGCCGGGTCGCGTGGGTCGCGCGCGGTGCGAGCGAGGAGAGCGCCGGAGCGCTGTCGCTGGCCGCGCACAGTCTCGCGCAGCGGGGCGTGGGCGTGGATTTGGTTTCGCTTTCCCCGGGCACCCGTGCGGATGACAACGCCGTGCTGTTGCGCCGCTCGGCGATGGACGCGCTGCTCGTGCCGGACGCGAAGTCGGCCGACGAAGTTGCCGCCGTTTGCCGTGCCGCGGGCGTGGACCGCGCGGTCTTCGCGCTCGACGTTCCCTCCGGCGGACGGTGGAGCGGTGTGATTCAAAAGCCGCGGACGATCGGCCAGCTCGCGATCGAGGCGCTGGCGCGCCAGATCCAGGTCGGCGAACGGGGCACCGCTTCGGGCGCCGCCGTCACGATGATCGAGGGCGTGTGGACGGACGGCTCAACTCAAACTTTCAAGAATACCGAGCCTCTCTCGCCTGCGGGCGTGCGGGCGCGCGCTTCCTGA
- a CDS encoding beta-galactosidase → MSEHPFILGAQYYRAPTPHEGCWEHDLRAMRELGLNSVKFWVQWRWSHRQEGSFHFADLDRLMDLAARERLAVHLNVIFDVAPHWLYTKFPDAKQITAQGRVIEPRVAAHRQIGGAPGPCYNHPGARRERYRFLQATVAHFDAHPALAMWDVWNEPELCYPVRQPEVYQDGTNLVCYCPHCAEQFNHWLARKYGTIERLNAVWGRCYSAWSEVELPRNGDAIADFVDWREFQQDSLTAEADWRLACVREGDTRARPAYLHVVPNTMRIFNSITGPDDSAILRQSSYYASTASAEPMQLVQCLSAAAGRPMYNVESHLNCGMLNMHQPVNRLPELLADWLPQIGAGFRGFMFWQYRPETLGREAPAWGLVNPDGTPRPVTEAMRAFVAKLTPHLGGLMRSRTDAPAVGVWKSRKNEFFHFAQHQKLEALHASVESYVNTLYTANIPVRFIDQAALEHGALDGVKLLILPSCYYLTAGEIASLDRWVRAGGVALVEAHLAGYNAATGRHETTLPGGGLAESWGLRESETTSAYHLDTSEGDYELTALSDDVRKALVMRGPKGGKSFPISLRGEGGVVWGAERFAVLDGRGLETLGQFGSQLCFAAKRVGTGTVFYAGTNLGEGSATDDAGFRAILRRATECAGVYPTLEPAWSDAGVRIDALREQGELRYLVIANLREQPAKMNWTQTQRWRGVFTDLVLPATAPVEFPPRFVDLFVPSGD, encoded by the coding sequence ATGAGCGAGCATCCTTTCATTCTGGGAGCACAGTATTACCGCGCACCGACTCCGCACGAGGGTTGTTGGGAGCACGACTTGCGCGCCATGCGCGAGCTCGGCCTCAACAGCGTGAAGTTCTGGGTGCAGTGGCGCTGGTCGCATCGGCAAGAGGGTAGTTTCCATTTCGCCGATCTCGACCGGCTGATGGACCTCGCCGCGCGGGAGCGCTTGGCGGTGCACCTCAACGTGATTTTCGACGTGGCACCGCACTGGCTCTACACGAAGTTTCCCGACGCGAAGCAGATCACGGCGCAAGGGCGGGTGATCGAGCCGCGCGTGGCGGCGCATCGCCAAATCGGCGGCGCGCCCGGCCCGTGCTACAATCATCCCGGCGCGCGGCGCGAGCGTTACCGGTTCCTGCAGGCGACGGTCGCGCACTTCGACGCGCACCCGGCTCTGGCGATGTGGGACGTGTGGAACGAGCCTGAACTCTGCTATCCGGTGCGGCAGCCGGAGGTGTATCAGGACGGCACCAATCTCGTGTGTTACTGCCCGCATTGCGCGGAGCAGTTCAATCACTGGCTCGCGCGCAAATACGGCACGATCGAACGGCTCAACGCGGTCTGGGGCCGCTGCTACAGCGCGTGGTCCGAAGTCGAGTTGCCGCGGAACGGCGATGCCATCGCGGACTTCGTGGACTGGCGCGAATTTCAGCAGGATTCGCTGACCGCGGAGGCGGATTGGCGACTGGCGTGCGTGCGCGAGGGCGACACGCGGGCGCGTCCCGCCTACCTGCACGTCGTGCCGAACACGATGCGCATCTTCAATTCGATCACCGGTCCCGACGATTCGGCCATTCTCCGGCAGTCGTCCTACTACGCCTCGACGGCGAGCGCCGAGCCGATGCAGCTCGTGCAATGTCTCTCTGCTGCCGCCGGTCGCCCGATGTATAACGTGGAGAGTCACCTCAACTGCGGGATGCTCAACATGCATCAGCCGGTGAACCGCCTGCCGGAGCTGCTCGCCGACTGGCTCCCCCAGATCGGCGCGGGGTTTCGTGGTTTCATGTTCTGGCAATATCGCCCGGAGACGCTCGGGCGCGAGGCGCCGGCGTGGGGTTTGGTGAATCCCGACGGCACGCCGCGACCGGTGACTGAAGCGATGCGTGCATTCGTCGCGAAGCTAACGCCTCATCTCGGTGGCTTGATGCGGAGTCGCACGGACGCGCCGGCGGTCGGCGTCTGGAAGAGCCGCAAGAATGAGTTCTTCCATTTTGCGCAGCACCAGAAACTCGAGGCGCTGCACGCCAGCGTGGAGAGCTACGTGAATACCCTCTACACGGCGAACATTCCGGTGCGTTTCATCGATCAGGCGGCGCTGGAGCACGGCGCCCTGGACGGCGTCAAGCTGCTCATCTTGCCTAGCTGCTACTATCTCACCGCGGGCGAGATCGCGTCGCTCGATCGCTGGGTGCGCGCGGGTGGCGTTGCGCTCGTGGAAGCGCATCTCGCCGGCTACAACGCCGCGACCGGGCGACACGAGACGACTTTGCCGGGCGGCGGTCTCGCCGAGAGCTGGGGATTGCGCGAGAGCGAGACGACCTCCGCCTATCACCTCGATACGAGCGAGGGTGACTACGAGCTCACGGCGTTGTCCGACGATGTTCGCAAGGCGCTCGTGATGCGCGGCCCGAAGGGCGGCAAAAGCTTCCCGATCTCGCTGCGCGGCGAAGGCGGCGTGGTGTGGGGAGCGGAGCGCTTCGCGGTGCTCGACGGCCGTGGACTCGAAACGCTCGGGCAGTTCGGTTCGCAGCTGTGTTTCGCGGCGAAGCGCGTCGGGACGGGCACGGTTTTCTACGCCGGCACGAATCTCGGGGAAGGCAGTGCGACCGACGACGCGGGCTTTCGCGCGATCCTGCGGCGCGCGACCGAGTGCGCCGGGGTGTATCCGACGTTGGAGCCGGCGTGGTCCGACGCGGGCGTGCGCATCGACGCGCTGCGCGAGCAAGGCGAACTGCGCTATCTTGTGATCGCGAATCTGCGCGAGCAGCCCGCGAAGATGAACTGGACGCAGACCCAGCGCTGGCGCGGCGTTTTCACCGATCTCGTTTTGCCTGCGACCGCGCCGGTCGAGTTTCCGCCGCGCTTCGTGGATTTGTTTGTGCCTTCGGGTGATTGA